From a single Nicotiana tomentosiformis chromosome 2, ASM39032v3, whole genome shotgun sequence genomic region:
- the LOC138905756 gene encoding uncharacterized protein → MAPFEALYGRRCRSPIGWFEIREAELIGLDLVYQAMEKDKIIKERLKTAQSHKKSYSDVHRRDLEFKEYDWVFLKVSPMKGIMRFGKNGKLSPRYGGPYKIIQRIGLVAYKLELPPEMSLVHPIFHASMLKKVVGDPSAIVPVETIEVNEELLYAEIPVAILDRQVRKLRNKEITSSEREGPSGRSDPHHIALQFSLRILKIIKRGSLIVVDNDIECGKVFWNYGVRPSAKNDFVFVKKYDVR, encoded by the exons atggcaccatttgaagcattatatggtaggagatgtagatctcccattgggtggttcgagattagggaagcagagttgatagggctagaccttgtgtatcaggctatggaaaaagatAAGATaataaaggagcggttgaaaactgctcagagccataaaaaatcctattcggatgttcatcgcagagacttagagttcaaagaatatgattgggtattcttgaaggtttcccccatgaagggcattatgcggtttgggaaaaaTGGAAAACTGAGTCCGAGGTATGGCGGGCCGTACAAAATCATCCAGAGGATCGGTCTGGTGGCGTAcaaacttgagctaccacccgagatgtcattagtgcacccgataTTCCATGCGTCTATGTTGaaaaaggtagttggagatccgtcagctattgtgccagttgaaaccattgaggttaatgaagaattgttaTATGCagagattccagttgccattcttgatagacaagtccgaaagttgaggaataaagaaattacatct agtgagagagagggtcctagtggGAGAAGTGATCCTCATCACATTGCTCTCCAATTCTCACTTagaatcttgaagattatcaagagag gaagccttattgttgttgataatgatattgaatgtggaaaagtGTTCTGGAACTATGGAGTAcgaccaagtgccaagaatgactttgtatttgttaagaagtacgatgtgagatga